A genomic window from Brassica oleracea var. oleracea cultivar TO1000 chromosome C8, BOL, whole genome shotgun sequence includes:
- the LOC106307470 gene encoding uncharacterized protein At4g37920, chloroplastic has product MVSVSCSCAVSSFCSVEYRAPSFCAGSHVRLTTRALQIGQGYFLNLKNKSPHRFAVSAVVDDKSVVTPKEKKDESVVDEQKMVKVCDKLIEVFMVDKPSPSDWRRLLAFSKEWDSIRPHFYKRCRDRADSEEANPEMKHKVLRLARKLKEVDEDVQRHNELLNVIKTTSPADIGQLVARRRKDFTNEFFDHLHTVAESYYDNPDEQTVLASLGKLCIAAVQAYDTSTESIDALNAAEMKLQDIINSPSLDAACRKIDSLAEKNQLDSALVLMITKAWSAAKESNMMKDEVKDILYHLYVTARGNLQRLMPKEVRILKYLLSIEDPKEQMSALQDAFTPGEELEGTDVDYLYTTPEHLQSLIKTVLEAYHFSREGSLVKEAKDLMHPELIAKMEQLKLVVEKKYM; this is encoded by the exons ATGGTTTCTGTTTCTTGCTCTTGTGCGGTTTCTAGCTTTTGCTCCGTAGAATATAGAGCTCCTTCCTTTTGTGCCGGAAGTCATGTGCGACTCACTACCCGTGCGCTTCAAATCGGACAAG GTTATTTCCTAAACTTGAAGAATAAAAGTCCTCACCGGTTCGCTGTTTCCGCTGTTGTGGATGATAAAAGTGTTGTAACGCCTAAAGAGAAGAAAGACGAAAGTGTGGTAGATGAGCAGAAGATGGTCAAAGTTTGCGACAAGCTAATTGAGGTTTTCATGGTTGACAAGCCCTCACCATCTGATTGGCGAAGGCTGCTCGCTTTCAGCAAAGAATGGGATAGCATCCGTCCCCATTTCTACAAAAGGTGTCGGGATCGAGCTGATTCTGAGGAGGCTAACCCTGAGATGAAGCACAAGGTTCTTCGTCTTGCAAGAAAGCTAAAGGAGGTTGATGAAGACGTTCAAAGGCACAATGAGCTTTTAAATGTCATCAAGACGACATCACCTGCTGACATTGGCCAACTTGTTGCCAGGCGACGTAAAGATTTCACTAACGAGTTTTTCGACCATTTGCACACTGTTGCCGAATCCTACTATGACAATCCGGATGAGCAGACTG TCCTTGCATCACTTGGGAAGTTGTGTATCGCGGCTGTACAAGCTTATGACACTTCAACAGAAAGTATTGATGCACTAAACGCCGCGGAAATGAAGCTGCAAGACATAATCAATTCACCTTCTCTTGATGCTGCCTGCAGAAAGATTGACAGTTTGGCTGAGAAGAATCAGCTTGACTCGGCTTTGGTTCTTATGATCACAAAAGCTTGGTCTGCTGCAAAGGAATCCAACATGATGAAAGATGAG GTGAAAGACATATTGTATCATTTGTACGTTACGGCCAGAGGGAATCTGCAGAGGCTTATGCCTAAAGAGGTGCGAATACTCAAGTATCTACTATCCATAGAGGATCCCAAGGAACAGATGAGCGCTCTACAAGACGCTTTTACCCCTGGAGAGGAGCTTGAAGGGACTGATGTAGACTACTTGTACAC GACGCCTGAGCATTTGCAGAGCTTGATAAAAACGGTGCTGGAGGCGTATCATTTCAGTAGAGAAGGGAGTTTAGTGAAGGAAGCCAAGGACCTTATGCATCCTGAGCTTATCGCCAAAATGGAACAACTCAAGCTGGTTGTTGAGAAGAAATATATGTGA